One genomic segment of Mesoterricola silvestris includes these proteins:
- a CDS encoding DNA repair protein RecN, with amino-acid sequence MLSSLRIQNLALVEDLALDFQDGFTVLTGETGAGKSLLVDALSLLVGARGDGDMVRQGTARAVAEAVVDGAFEAWRTLLVDRGLPEEQPVVLRREVGANGRSRAWINGGACSLADLREAGRIWMRLTSQHDHQSLLAEDRHLGLLDEVLGVRTDLSAQAGEVREAQARLAARKKSESQRAERLEWLAEQIADLEKLAPRTGEWLQLRNEREPLRHAVHLEAAFREGAEALREALRLVEDAHRAQARAAAILPAAQVEVDRTRSALLELEDIQALAQDQAIRWSREGVDRIEALETRLAQFEKLARRHRCEPEELAGRLEALRREQDELNNHSSSLRDLEAGLAKACAAYLEAAGALHAHRAGLVPPLEKDVHQRLGRLGMGGCRIQLRLSVAEEPASPVLLSGLPVKVSPQGYSSVVIWIEPNVGEGFRPLAKVASGGELSRLMLAMQGAGMALGAGHRDPLVLVLDEVDAGIGGETAIAVGAAVRELGRSHQVLAVTHLAQVAARAQHHGQLRKEVSDGRTRSGLTWLAGDPRVRELARLLSGHPDRPEAVAHARILLEGAVAAPLLDLDEAAPGAGKRKRTGAGK; translated from the coding sequence ATGCTCTCTTCGCTCCGCATCCAGAATCTGGCCCTGGTGGAAGATCTCGCCCTGGACTTCCAGGACGGCTTCACCGTCCTCACCGGCGAGACCGGGGCCGGCAAATCCCTCCTGGTGGACGCCCTGTCCCTCCTGGTGGGGGCCCGGGGCGACGGCGACATGGTGCGCCAGGGCACGGCCCGGGCCGTGGCCGAGGCGGTGGTGGACGGCGCCTTCGAGGCCTGGCGCACCCTCCTGGTGGACCGGGGCCTCCCCGAGGAGCAGCCCGTGGTGCTGCGCCGGGAAGTGGGCGCCAACGGCCGCAGCCGCGCCTGGATCAACGGCGGCGCCTGCAGCCTCGCCGACCTGCGCGAAGCCGGCCGCATCTGGATGCGCCTCACCAGCCAGCACGACCACCAGTCCCTCCTGGCCGAGGACCGCCACCTGGGGCTCCTGGACGAGGTGCTGGGGGTCCGCACCGATCTCTCCGCCCAGGCGGGCGAGGTCCGGGAGGCCCAGGCCCGGCTGGCGGCCCGCAAGAAGAGCGAAAGCCAGCGCGCCGAACGCCTGGAGTGGCTGGCCGAGCAGATCGCCGATCTGGAGAAACTGGCCCCCCGCACCGGGGAATGGCTCCAGCTGCGCAACGAGCGGGAGCCCCTGCGCCACGCCGTGCACCTGGAGGCCGCCTTCCGGGAGGGGGCCGAGGCCCTGCGGGAGGCCCTGCGCCTGGTGGAGGACGCCCACCGCGCCCAGGCCCGCGCCGCCGCCATCCTTCCCGCCGCCCAGGTGGAGGTGGACCGCACCCGGTCGGCCCTGCTGGAGCTGGAGGACATCCAGGCCCTGGCCCAGGACCAGGCCATCCGCTGGTCCCGGGAGGGCGTGGACCGCATCGAGGCCCTGGAGACGCGCCTGGCCCAGTTCGAGAAACTGGCCCGGCGCCACCGCTGCGAACCCGAGGAGCTCGCGGGCCGCCTGGAGGCCCTGCGCCGGGAGCAGGACGAACTGAACAACCACAGCTCCAGCCTGCGCGACCTGGAGGCGGGCCTCGCCAAGGCCTGCGCCGCCTACCTGGAGGCCGCCGGGGCCCTCCACGCCCACCGCGCCGGCCTCGTGCCGCCCCTGGAGAAGGACGTGCACCAGCGCCTGGGGCGCCTGGGCATGGGGGGCTGCCGCATCCAGCTGCGCCTTTCCGTGGCCGAGGAGCCCGCGAGCCCGGTGCTCCTTTCGGGCCTGCCCGTGAAGGTCTCCCCCCAGGGCTACTCCTCCGTGGTCATCTGGATCGAGCCCAACGTGGGCGAGGGTTTCCGCCCCCTGGCCAAGGTGGCCTCGGGGGGCGAGCTGAGCCGCCTCATGCTGGCCATGCAGGGCGCCGGCATGGCCCTGGGCGCCGGCCACCGGGACCCCCTGGTCCTGGTGCTGGACGAAGTGGACGCCGGCATCGGCGGGGAGACCGCCATCGCCGTGGGCGCCGCCGTGCGCGAACTGGGCCGGAGCCACCAGGTGCTGGCCGTGACCCACCTGGCCCAGGTGGCCGCCCGGGCCCAGCACCACGGCCAGCTGCGCAAGGAGGTCAGCGACGGCCGCACCCGCAGCGGCCTCACCTGGCTCGCCGGCGATCCCCGCGTGCGGGAACTGGCCCGGCTCCTGTCCGGCCACCCCGACCGCCCCGAGGCCGTGGCCCACGCCCGGATCCTGCTGGAAGGGGCCGTGGCCGCGCCGCTGCTGGACCTGGACGAAGCCGCCCCCGGTGCCGGGAAACGGAAGCGGACCGGAGCCGGGAAATAG
- a CDS encoding isocitrate/isopropylmalate dehydrogenase family protein, whose protein sequence is MTYKIAWLPGDGVGVEVMEATRICLDALKFDATYTHGDIGWEFWCKEGESFPQRTIDLLGSSDAAMFGAITSKPAKDAERELVPELRGKGLVYRSPIVRMRQMFDLYTCLRPCKAYPGNPLNFKEGIDLVVFRENTEGLYSGVEFSPVPAEVATALKHNSKPFAHFAENAPEDYAITCKINTRKGCERIIRAAFEYAKKFGYPKVTAIHKANVVRATEGMFLEIAKQVAKDYPGIQLDDANVDAICMWLLKNPKSYGVMVATNLFGDIISDLSAQLVGGLGFGCSGNMGQKLAVFEPSHGSAPKYAGQYKVNPIATILAAKMMLDWLGETAMGSRLEAATAAVIAEGKVRTYDMGGSSTTLEMGEAIARKL, encoded by the coding sequence ATGACCTACAAAATCGCTTGGCTCCCCGGTGACGGCGTGGGCGTCGAAGTCATGGAAGCGACCCGGATCTGCCTGGACGCCCTGAAGTTCGATGCGACCTACACCCACGGCGACATCGGCTGGGAGTTCTGGTGCAAGGAGGGCGAGTCCTTCCCCCAGCGCACCATCGATCTGCTGGGCAGTTCGGACGCCGCCATGTTCGGCGCCATCACCTCCAAGCCCGCCAAGGACGCCGAGCGCGAACTGGTCCCCGAACTGCGGGGCAAGGGCCTGGTGTACCGCAGCCCCATCGTGCGCATGCGCCAGATGTTCGACCTCTACACCTGCCTGCGGCCCTGCAAGGCCTATCCGGGCAACCCCCTGAACTTCAAGGAGGGCATCGACCTGGTGGTGTTCCGTGAGAACACCGAAGGCCTCTACTCCGGCGTGGAATTCAGCCCCGTGCCCGCCGAAGTGGCCACGGCCCTCAAGCACAACTCCAAGCCCTTCGCCCACTTCGCGGAGAACGCCCCCGAGGATTACGCCATCACCTGCAAGATCAACACCCGCAAGGGCTGTGAGCGCATCATCCGCGCGGCCTTCGAGTACGCCAAGAAGTTCGGCTACCCCAAGGTTACGGCCATCCACAAGGCCAACGTCGTGCGGGCCACCGAAGGCATGTTCCTGGAGATCGCCAAGCAGGTGGCCAAGGACTACCCCGGCATCCAGCTGGACGACGCCAACGTGGACGCAATCTGCATGTGGCTGCTGAAGAACCCCAAGAGCTACGGCGTCATGGTGGCCACCAACCTCTTCGGCGACATCATCAGCGACCTGAGCGCGCAGCTGGTGGGCGGCCTGGGCTTCGGCTGCTCGGGCAACATGGGCCAGAAGCTGGCCGTGTTCGAACCCAGCCACGGATCGGCCCCCAAGTACGCGGGCCAGTACAAGGTCAACCCCATCGCCACCATCCTGGCCGCCAAGATGATGCTGGACTGGCTGGGCGAGACGGCCATGGGCAGCCGCCTGGAAGCCGCCACCGCCGCGGTCATCGCCGAGGGCAAGGTCCGCACCTACGATATGGGCGGTTCCTCCACCACCCTGGAGATGGGCGAAGCCATCGCCCGGAAGCTGTAG
- a CDS encoding hydroxymethylglutaryl-CoA lyase, with translation MTIVIHEVGPRDGLQVERQVVPTDIKEGWIRALMGSGVDIVQVGSFVHPEKVPQMADTDELFRRLAGAKGALLSGLVLNEKGLERGGACGVGMFCMGVSASDTHSRKNTGMGSLEAQARIIAMGRSALAAGRKVQVSVQSAFGCGFEGRIPDERVLEIVRAYVDAGLLNISLADTAGHAHPEQVKRLFGQILALGPIQATGHFHDTYGLGMANVYAAMEAGVKVFETSFAGLGGCPFTKVAAGNVATEDLVHGLNRVGERRDIDVPRLVEIAKDVAGFFGREMTGRVHRTGPLGY, from the coding sequence ATGACCATCGTCATCCACGAGGTCGGCCCCCGCGACGGGCTCCAGGTGGAGCGCCAGGTGGTGCCCACCGATATCAAGGAAGGCTGGATCCGGGCCCTCATGGGCTCGGGGGTGGACATCGTCCAGGTGGGCTCCTTCGTGCATCCGGAAAAGGTGCCCCAGATGGCCGACACGGACGAGCTGTTCCGGCGCCTCGCCGGCGCCAAGGGCGCCCTGCTCAGCGGCCTCGTGCTCAACGAGAAGGGCCTGGAGCGGGGCGGGGCCTGCGGCGTGGGAATGTTCTGCATGGGGGTCTCGGCCTCCGACACCCATTCCCGCAAGAACACCGGCATGGGCAGCCTGGAGGCCCAGGCGCGCATCATCGCCATGGGCCGCTCGGCCCTGGCCGCGGGGCGGAAGGTGCAGGTGAGCGTCCAGAGCGCCTTCGGGTGCGGCTTCGAGGGGCGCATCCCCGACGAGCGGGTCCTGGAGATCGTCCGGGCCTACGTGGACGCCGGGCTCCTGAACATCAGCCTCGCCGACACCGCCGGCCACGCGCACCCGGAGCAGGTGAAGCGCCTCTTCGGGCAGATCCTCGCCCTGGGGCCGATCCAGGCCACGGGGCACTTCCACGACACCTACGGCCTGGGCATGGCCAACGTCTACGCCGCCATGGAAGCCGGGGTGAAGGTCTTCGAGACCAGCTTCGCGGGCCTCGGGGGCTGCCCCTTCACCAAGGTGGCCGCGGGCAACGTGGCCACCGAGGATCTGGTGCACGGCCTCAATCGCGTGGGGGAGCGCCGGGACATCGACGTGCCCCGCCTCGTGGAGATCGCCAAGGACGTCGCGGGCTTCTTCGGCCGCGAAATGACCGGCCGGGTGCATCGCACCGGCCCGCTGGGGTATTGA
- a CDS encoding CaiB/BaiF CoA transferase family protein, whose protein sequence is MEKRRMLEGVKVLDLTNVLSGPFATLHLALLGADVIKVENPKDGDLARKLGIVPAFNKALMGTSFLAQNANKKSVTLNTKSPEGKEIFRKLVKDADVLVENFRPGVMDRLGLGYASLKEINPKLIYCAISGFGQTGPDALKPAYDQIIQGLSGEMAVNGDERLNPLRTGFPVCDTVGGLNAAFALMAALYHRERTGEGQFIDISLLDSIMPLMGWVAANLLIAGQEPVLMGNDNFTAAPSGTFRTRDGFINIAANKQEQWESVCNVLGVPELKTDPRFQERDTRKKNRKELTPLLEARLAGEDTDVWVEKLNANDVPSGAILSLKEALRQPQVRHRGVLQKTEVPGVGEIEVFGLTALFEGCSGDVATPPPTLGQHNAEIYERAGLDEAARAELKSKGVI, encoded by the coding sequence ATGGAAAAGCGCCGCATGCTCGAGGGCGTCAAGGTCCTCGATCTCACCAACGTCCTTTCGGGCCCCTTCGCCACCCTGCACCTCGCCCTCCTGGGCGCGGACGTCATCAAGGTGGAGAACCCCAAGGACGGCGATCTGGCCCGCAAGCTGGGCATCGTCCCGGCCTTCAACAAGGCCCTGATGGGCACCAGCTTCCTGGCCCAGAACGCCAACAAGAAGTCCGTCACCCTCAACACCAAGAGCCCCGAGGGCAAGGAGATCTTCCGCAAGCTGGTCAAGGACGCGGATGTCCTGGTGGAGAACTTCCGCCCCGGGGTCATGGACCGCCTGGGCCTGGGCTACGCCTCCCTCAAGGAGATCAACCCCAAGCTCATCTACTGCGCCATCTCGGGCTTCGGCCAGACCGGCCCCGACGCCCTGAAGCCCGCCTACGACCAGATCATCCAGGGCCTCTCGGGCGAGATGGCCGTCAACGGCGACGAGCGCCTCAACCCCCTGCGCACGGGCTTTCCCGTGTGCGACACCGTGGGCGGCCTCAACGCGGCCTTCGCCCTCATGGCCGCGCTCTACCACCGGGAGCGCACCGGGGAGGGCCAGTTCATCGACATCTCCCTCCTGGATTCCATCATGCCCCTCATGGGCTGGGTGGCGGCCAACCTCCTCATCGCCGGCCAGGAGCCGGTGCTCATGGGCAACGACAACTTCACGGCGGCCCCCTCCGGCACCTTCCGCACCCGGGACGGCTTCATCAACATCGCCGCCAACAAGCAGGAGCAGTGGGAGTCCGTGTGCAACGTCCTGGGCGTGCCCGAGCTCAAGACCGACCCCCGCTTCCAGGAGCGGGACACCCGCAAGAAGAACCGCAAGGAGCTGACCCCCCTCCTGGAGGCCCGGCTCGCCGGCGAGGACACCGACGTGTGGGTCGAGAAGCTCAATGCCAACGACGTGCCCAGCGGCGCCATCCTCAGCCTCAAGGAGGCCCTGCGCCAGCCCCAGGTGCGGCACCGGGGCGTCCTGCAGAAGACCGAGGTGCCCGGGGTGGGCGAGATCGAGGTGTTCGGCCTCACCGCCCTGTTCGAAGGCTGCTCCGGCGACGTGGCCACCCCGCCCCCCACCCTCGGCCAGCACAATGCCGAGATTTACGAACGCGCCGGCCTGGACGAGGCCGCCCGCGCTGAACTCAAGTCCAAGGGCGTCATCTAG
- a CDS encoding 3-isopropylmalate dehydratase large subunit, which yields MTVVEKILARAAGRDAVKAGDVLEPKVDLAMSHENAALVINQFEAIHEGTGIEARPWDSSRIAIIFDHRIPAESPKTATNHKKIRGFVAKHGISKFHDVRGDVGGICHQILPEYGYVRPGFVVVGTDSHTTSHGALGAFSFGVGATEMASAWTLGYAVNIEVPATIKVVVKGDFAPMVGPKDLILHLIGVLTAQGANFRVLEYHGETIRKMTTSGRLAICNMSVEAGATSGIVPADGETMRYLREEAGVTDAITPVTPDPDAVYERVVEIDVSRLAPQIACPHTVDNVKDIGLVAGKPVQQIVIGSCTNGRLDDLAIAAGILRGKKVAPGTRMLVFPASGKIFGQAMDKGYIQDFMKAGAVVMNSGCGPCLGVHEGALGDDETALSTTNRNFKGRMGNPKSEVYLCSPAVAAASAITGVITDPRHA from the coding sequence ATGACAGTTGTTGAGAAGATCCTCGCCCGCGCCGCCGGGCGCGACGCGGTCAAGGCCGGCGACGTGCTGGAGCCGAAGGTGGACCTGGCCATGTCCCACGAGAACGCCGCCCTGGTGATCAACCAGTTCGAGGCGATCCACGAGGGCACCGGCATCGAGGCCCGCCCCTGGGACTCCAGCCGCATCGCCATCATCTTCGACCACCGCATCCCCGCGGAGAGCCCGAAGACCGCCACCAACCACAAGAAGATCCGCGGCTTCGTCGCCAAGCACGGCATCTCCAAGTTCCACGACGTGCGCGGCGACGTGGGCGGCATCTGCCACCAGATCCTGCCCGAGTACGGCTACGTGCGCCCCGGCTTCGTGGTGGTGGGCACCGACAGCCACACCACGAGCCACGGCGCCCTGGGGGCCTTCTCCTTCGGGGTGGGCGCCACGGAAATGGCCTCGGCCTGGACCCTGGGCTACGCCGTCAACATCGAAGTCCCCGCCACCATCAAGGTGGTGGTCAAGGGCGACTTCGCCCCCATGGTGGGCCCCAAGGACCTGATCCTCCACCTCATCGGCGTGCTCACCGCCCAGGGCGCGAACTTCCGCGTGCTGGAGTACCACGGCGAGACCATCCGCAAGATGACCACCTCCGGGCGCCTTGCGATCTGCAACATGAGCGTCGAGGCCGGCGCCACCAGCGGCATCGTCCCCGCCGACGGCGAGACCATGCGCTACCTGCGCGAGGAGGCCGGGGTCACCGACGCCATCACCCCCGTCACCCCCGACCCCGACGCCGTGTACGAGCGCGTGGTGGAGATCGACGTGAGCCGCCTGGCCCCCCAGATCGCGTGCCCCCACACCGTGGACAACGTCAAGGACATCGGCCTCGTGGCCGGCAAGCCCGTGCAGCAGATCGTCATCGGCTCCTGCACCAACGGCCGCCTCGACGACCTCGCCATCGCCGCCGGGATCCTGCGGGGCAAGAAGGTGGCCCCCGGCACCCGCATGCTGGTCTTCCCCGCCTCGGGCAAGATCTTCGGGCAGGCCATGGACAAGGGCTACATCCAGGACTTCATGAAGGCCGGCGCCGTGGTCATGAACTCGGGCTGCGGCCCCTGCCTGGGCGTGCACGAAGGCGCCCTGGGCGATGACGAGACCGCGCTGTCCACCACGAACCGGAATTTCAAGGGCCGCATGGGCAACCCCAAGTCCGAGGTGTACCTCTGCAGCCCCGCCGTGGCCGCGGCCTCGGCCATCACCGGCGTCATCACCGACCCCCGCCACGCCTGA
- the leuD gene encoding 3-isopropylmalate dehydratase small subunit (catalyzes the isomerization between 2-isopropylmalate and 3-isopropylmalate in leucine biosynthesis), producing the protein MSKVIIKLEADISTDDIYPGRYMATVLPTETPQFCFANRTELNEKLRAGQFPKGSAIVADHNFGCGSSREQAASALKGYELTIVARSMSRIFLQNSINLGLNVVLCPGIEAEEGHDLDIQIDKVTNLTTGKTFETVRLPEARQVIIDAGGLVPYTRKRLMETVR; encoded by the coding sequence ATGAGCAAAGTCATCATCAAGCTGGAAGCCGACATCTCCACCGACGACATCTACCCCGGCCGCTACATGGCCACGGTGCTGCCCACCGAGACCCCCCAGTTCTGCTTCGCCAACCGCACCGAACTGAACGAGAAGCTCCGCGCCGGCCAGTTCCCCAAGGGATCGGCCATCGTCGCCGACCACAACTTCGGCTGCGGCTCCTCCCGGGAGCAGGCCGCCTCCGCCCTCAAGGGGTACGAGCTCACCATCGTCGCCCGCAGCATGAGCCGGATCTTCCTGCAGAACTCCATCAACCTGGGCCTCAACGTCGTCCTCTGCCCCGGCATCGAGGCCGAGGAGGGCCACGACCTGGACATCCAGATCGACAAAGTCACCAACCTCACCACCGGAAAGACCTTCGAAACCGTGAGGCTGCCCGAAGCCCGGCAGGTCATCATCGACGCGGGGGGGCTGGTGCCGTACACCCGCAAGCGCCTGATGGAGACTGTCCGCTAG
- a CDS encoding addiction module antidote protein codes for MEPTKRRTARTASTPARVSKTVTTPYDAAENLTTDERMAALLEAALEDGHPQVIAAALGTIARAKGMAKIAKDTGLNPKSLYRALSGEGNPELDTFIKVVHALGLQLHTTVKA; via the coding sequence ATGGAACCCACCAAGCGCCGAACCGCCCGAACTGCCAGCACCCCGGCGCGGGTTTCCAAGACCGTGACAACCCCCTACGACGCCGCCGAGAACCTCACCACGGATGAACGCATGGCGGCGCTCCTGGAAGCCGCCCTGGAAGACGGCCACCCCCAGGTCATCGCTGCCGCCCTGGGCACCATCGCCCGCGCCAAAGGCATGGCGAAGATCGCCAAGGACACGGGTTTGAACCCGAAATCCCTCTACCGTGCGCTCTCCGGCGAGGGAAACCCCGAACTGGACACCTTCATCAAGGTTGTCCACGCCCTTGGGTTGCAACTCCACACCACGGTCAAAGCCTGA
- a CDS encoding prolyl oligopeptidase family serine peptidase, giving the protein MRTFLSCLAATALVAAAPVPATRKCDQVDDYFGTKVADPYRWLEDDNAPETKAWVAAQNQATFAHLAAIPQRKAILERLRALQDYEKYSAPRKEGKNYFYSYNSGLQNQAVVYVTPDPAKAGKVLLDPNGLSKEGTMALAGMSPSPDGRLVAYAVAAAGSDWKTWKVRDVATGRDLPDELQWTKFANVAWNRKGTGFFYVAYAAPGQGEALKGVTKSPKVRFHAMGTPQADDTLVYERPDQPEWYLSPDVSDDGRWLTIHISKGDAPEQSVLLKDLRKPGAKMTPFLDRFDARYSPVGNKGDVFYFKTDKGAPRGRLVAIRAGHPDPKEWTELIPQAAGTDVLQNVSLVGGRFVATWMRDAHTAITFHSLKGARLGELALPGVGSASGFRGRIGDREAFYTYTSFNTPPAVYRYDFATGASTVLHAPKVAFDPAAYVVTQVFYPSKDGTKIPMFLVHRKGLVLDGTNPTLLYGYGGFDVSLTPSFSAPRVAWLEMGGVYAQPSLRGGGEYGKAWHDAGRLAHKQNVFDDFIAAGEWLIANRYTSTPRLAINGGSNGGLLVGACLTQRPDLWGAAVPEVGVMDMLRFHKFTVGWGWKGDYGSSETPEGFRTLIAYSPLHTIKAGAVYPPTLILTSDHDDRVVPAHSHKFTATLQAAQAGPAPILTRIATNAGHGAGKPTAKVLEEKADVYAFLVEALKVK; this is encoded by the coding sequence ATGAGAACGTTCCTTTCCTGTCTGGCGGCGACGGCCCTGGTGGCGGCGGCGCCGGTGCCGGCCACCCGCAAGTGCGATCAGGTGGACGACTACTTCGGCACCAAGGTCGCGGATCCCTATCGGTGGCTGGAGGACGACAACGCGCCCGAGACCAAGGCCTGGGTGGCGGCGCAAAACCAGGCGACCTTCGCCCACCTGGCGGCCATTCCCCAGCGCAAGGCCATCCTGGAGCGACTGCGGGCGCTGCAGGACTACGAGAAGTACTCGGCGCCCCGGAAGGAGGGGAAGAACTACTTCTATTCCTACAATTCCGGGCTCCAGAACCAGGCGGTGGTGTACGTGACGCCGGATCCGGCCAAGGCGGGCAAGGTCCTGCTGGATCCCAACGGGCTCAGCAAGGAGGGCACCATGGCCCTGGCGGGCATGAGCCCCAGCCCGGACGGGCGGCTCGTGGCCTACGCGGTGGCGGCGGCGGGCAGCGACTGGAAGACCTGGAAGGTGCGGGACGTGGCCACGGGGCGGGACCTGCCGGACGAGCTCCAGTGGACCAAGTTCGCCAACGTGGCCTGGAACCGCAAGGGCACCGGGTTCTTCTACGTGGCCTACGCGGCCCCGGGGCAGGGGGAGGCGCTCAAGGGCGTGACCAAGAGCCCCAAGGTGCGCTTCCACGCCATGGGCACGCCCCAGGCGGACGACACCCTGGTGTACGAGCGGCCCGACCAGCCGGAATGGTATCTCTCCCCGGACGTGTCCGATGACGGCCGCTGGCTGACCATCCACATCTCCAAGGGCGACGCGCCCGAGCAGTCGGTGCTCCTCAAGGACCTGCGCAAGCCGGGGGCGAAGATGACGCCGTTCCTGGATCGCTTCGACGCCCGCTATTCGCCCGTGGGGAACAAGGGCGACGTCTTCTACTTCAAGACGGACAAGGGGGCGCCCCGGGGTCGGCTGGTGGCCATCCGGGCCGGCCACCCGGATCCCAAGGAATGGACCGAGCTCATCCCCCAGGCCGCGGGGACCGACGTCCTCCAGAACGTTTCCCTGGTGGGCGGCCGCTTCGTGGCCACCTGGATGCGGGACGCCCATACCGCCATCACCTTCCACAGCCTCAAGGGGGCCCGCCTGGGCGAACTGGCCCTGCCGGGCGTGGGTTCGGCCAGCGGGTTCCGGGGCCGCATCGGGGACCGGGAGGCCTTCTACACCTACACCTCCTTCAACACGCCCCCGGCGGTGTACCGCTACGACTTCGCCACGGGCGCCTCCACGGTGCTCCACGCCCCCAAGGTGGCCTTCGACCCGGCGGCCTACGTGGTGACCCAGGTCTTCTACCCCAGCAAGGACGGCACGAAGATCCCCATGTTCCTGGTGCACCGCAAGGGCCTCGTGCTGGACGGCACCAACCCCACCCTCCTGTACGGTTACGGCGGCTTCGATGTGTCCCTCACCCCCTCCTTCTCGGCTCCTCGGGTGGCCTGGCTGGAGATGGGCGGGGTGTATGCCCAGCCGAGCCTGCGGGGCGGCGGCGAATACGGCAAGGCCTGGCACGACGCCGGACGCCTGGCCCACAAGCAGAACGTGTTCGATGACTTCATCGCCGCCGGCGAATGGCTCATCGCGAACCGCTACACCTCCACCCCCAGGCTCGCCATCAATGGCGGCAGCAACGGCGGCCTCCTGGTGGGCGCCTGCCTGACCCAGCGCCCGGACCTCTGGGGCGCCGCGGTGCCCGAGGTGGGCGTCATGGACATGCTGCGTTTCCACAAGTTCACGGTGGGCTGGGGGTGGAAGGGGGACTACGGCTCCAGCGAGACCCCCGAGGGCTTCCGCACCCTCATCGCCTATTCACCCCTGCACACCATCAAGGCCGGGGCGGTGTACCCCCCCACCCTGATCCTCACCAGCGACCACGACGACCGGGTGGTGCCCGCCCACAGCCACAAGTTCACCGCCACCCTCCAGGCGGCCCAGGCCGGTCCCGCCCCCATCCTCACCCGCATCGCCACCAACGCGGGCCACGGGGCGGGCAAGCCAACGGCCAAGGTCTTGGAGGAGAAGGCGGACGTCTACGCCTTCCTGGTGGAAGCCTTGAAGGTGAAATAG